The following coding sequences are from one Oncorhynchus clarkii lewisi isolate Uvic-CL-2024 chromosome 20, UVic_Ocla_1.0, whole genome shotgun sequence window:
- the LOC139377428 gene encoding succinate dehydrogenase cytochrome b560 subunit, mitochondrial-like produces MALLLRTFTRQGTCLFRPQFGILCRQGVPMGTTANEEMNRFWAKNNKLNRPMSPHLTIYKWSMPMMMSITHRGTGVGLSGGISAFALLALVLPGNYPYYLDLIHSLSVGPALLSLAKFGIAFPVSYHTLNGIRHLFWDSGKGFKIPEVYRSGYVVIVLSILTSIAAIAYM; encoded by the exons GACCTTTACCCGACAGGGCACTTGCCTGTTCCGCCCTCAGTTTGGCATTCTATGCAGACA GGGCGTTCCAATGGGAACCACAGCAAATGAGGAAATGAACAGGTTTTGGGCCAAAAACAACAAATTGAACCGACCCATGTCGCCACATCTGACCATCTATAA GTGGTCAATGCCTATGATGATGTCCatcacacacagaggcacaggaGTGGGACTCAGTGGAG gtatCTCAGCATTTGCTCTATTAGCACTGGTGTTGCCAGGTAACTATCCATACTACCTTGACCTGATCCACTCCCTGTCCGTTGGCCCTGCTCTGCTCAGCCTTGCCAAGTTTGGCATTGCCTTCCCTGTGTCCTACCACACCTTGAACGGAATCCGCCATCTG TTCTGGGATAGCGGTAAGGGATTTAAGATTCCTGAGGTGTATCGCTCGGGCTACGTGGTCATTGTGCTGTCAATACTGACCTCCATTGCTGCCATTGCATACATGTGA